The following are encoded in a window of Nibricoccus aquaticus genomic DNA:
- a CDS encoding MarR family winged helix-turn-helix transcriptional regulator: MPKAAVQTSSVRAFSKADYEKLAAWRYSLRRFLRFSEEATSEAGVTPQQHQALLAVQGMPGREELTVGELAERLQLRHHSTVELVDRLETAGLMKRAVSAEDGRQVLLTVTAKGLRLLEKLTAVHRAELKRVGPELAAVLSAVVTAAQEEGA, translated from the coding sequence ATGCCCAAAGCAGCCGTGCAGACTTCGAGTGTGAGAGCGTTCAGCAAAGCGGATTACGAGAAGCTGGCGGCATGGCGTTATTCGTTGAGGCGGTTTTTGCGGTTCAGCGAAGAAGCGACATCGGAAGCGGGAGTGACGCCGCAGCAGCATCAGGCGTTGCTGGCGGTGCAGGGAATGCCGGGGCGCGAGGAGCTGACGGTGGGCGAGCTGGCGGAGCGGTTGCAGCTGCGGCATCACAGCACGGTGGAGCTGGTGGACCGGCTGGAGACGGCGGGGCTCATGAAGCGGGCGGTGTCGGCCGAGGATGGGCGGCAGGTGTTGCTGACGGTGACGGCGAAGGGGCTGAGGCTTTTGGAGAAGCTGACGGCGGTGCATCGCGCGGAGTTGAAGCGGGTGGGACCGGAGCTGGCGGCGGTGTTGTCGGCTGTGGTGACGGCGGCGCAGGAGGAAGGCGCGTGA
- a CDS encoding DUF2249 domain-containing protein: MSGAPKDRVMDVRPLIAEGIEPRPQLFAAVKGLAAGQALVVIAPFLPSPLIERLKADGFSAEVTRRGDGAWEVRFAPGEMGR, from the coding sequence ATGAGCGGCGCGCCGAAGGATCGGGTGATGGATGTGCGGCCGTTGATCGCGGAAGGGATCGAGCCGAGGCCGCAGCTGTTCGCGGCGGTGAAGGGGCTCGCGGCGGGGCAGGCGCTGGTCGTGATCGCGCCGTTTTTGCCGTCGCCGTTGATCGAGCGGTTGAAGGCGGACGGGTTTTCGGCGGAGGTGACGCGGCGGGGCGATGGGGCGTGGGAGGTGCGTTTCGCGCCGGGGGAAATGGGGCGTTGA
- a CDS encoding Crp/Fnr family transcriptional regulator yields the protein MMPTTRAKDATEKKAGEPMAALRGAGLALTLRGSQLFSGLPEADVAAIAGLVRVKSLEKDAYLFHEGEAAEGFYVVQRGAINVHRVSATGKEQVIYVFRAGESLAEAALASPTGYPANARAVETSSVLLIPKTEFLALVAKRPDLAMRMLGSMSQHLRVLVGLLDDLTLKDVETRLANWLVKRLSAASSAGGIGKTVTVKLGGTKRVLAAELSTTAETLSRTLGRFREAGLIEVSGAAVVVKKPNELVALLKRNLGEG from the coding sequence ATGATGCCGACCACGCGAGCGAAGGATGCGACCGAGAAAAAAGCGGGAGAGCCGATGGCGGCGTTGCGCGGGGCGGGGCTGGCGCTGACGTTGCGCGGGAGCCAGTTGTTCAGCGGATTGCCGGAGGCGGATGTGGCGGCGATCGCGGGGCTGGTGCGGGTGAAGTCGCTGGAGAAAGACGCGTATCTTTTCCACGAGGGCGAAGCGGCGGAGGGGTTTTATGTGGTGCAGCGCGGGGCGATCAACGTTCACCGTGTGAGCGCGACGGGGAAGGAGCAGGTGATTTATGTTTTTCGCGCGGGGGAGTCGCTGGCGGAGGCGGCGCTGGCGTCGCCGACGGGTTATCCGGCGAATGCGCGCGCGGTGGAGACGAGCTCGGTGCTCTTAATTCCGAAGACGGAGTTTCTCGCGCTGGTGGCGAAGCGGCCGGATCTGGCGATGCGGATGCTGGGCTCGATGAGCCAGCATTTGCGGGTGCTCGTCGGGTTGCTGGACGATCTGACGCTCAAGGATGTGGAGACGCGGCTGGCCAACTGGCTGGTGAAGCGGCTGTCGGCGGCATCGAGCGCGGGCGGTATCGGGAAAACGGTGACGGTGAAACTCGGCGGTACGAAGCGGGTGCTGGCGGCGGAGCTGAGCACGACGGCGGAGACGTTGTCGCGGACGCTCGGGCGGTTTCGCGAAGCGGGCTTAATCGAGGTGAGCGGGGCGGCGGTGGTGGTGAAGAAGCCGAACGAACTCGTGGCGTTGTTGAAGCGGAATCTGGGGGAGGGGTGA
- a CDS encoding metal-sulfur cluster assembly factor, translating to MKKPTEILTHESAMAELGTILDPEFGLSIVALGLIYDVQISDAQVTAVMTLTSPYCPAGDVIMGGVQSVLERIGGGRTVKVQLTWEPQWTPAMMTRAACEELGWKEMDEL from the coding sequence ATGAAAAAACCAACGGAGATTTTGACGCACGAGAGCGCGATGGCAGAACTGGGGACGATCCTCGACCCGGAGTTTGGGTTGAGCATTGTGGCGCTCGGTTTGATCTACGATGTGCAGATTTCCGACGCGCAGGTGACGGCGGTGATGACGCTGACGTCGCCGTATTGTCCGGCGGGTGACGTGATCATGGGAGGCGTGCAGAGCGTGCTGGAGCGGATCGGCGGCGGGCGGACGGTGAAGGTGCAGCTGACGTGGGAGCCGCAGTGGACACCGGCGATGATGACGCGGGCGGCGTGCGAGGAACTTGGGTGGAAGGAGATGGACGAGTTATGA
- a CDS encoding DUF2249 domain-containing protein — MNTTTNEIDLTHFDVRSIPCRVKHAQIIQRWKELPVGAHFVLVNDHDPVPLYYQFATIFPGEFTWEHLVAGPEVFQVKISRVAAGKQGAVTPPPVSGGCGNHAQDLARSAHAAVDTTVVNGEIDARGLEPPHPMLVILTAVEELKCGGTLKARTDRKPLHLYPELETRGVRYQSEQQSDGSWVTTLRRG; from the coding sequence ATGAATACGACGACCAACGAAATCGATCTCACGCACTTCGATGTGCGTTCCATCCCCTGCCGTGTGAAGCACGCGCAGATCATCCAGCGCTGGAAGGAGCTGCCGGTGGGCGCGCACTTCGTGCTCGTGAATGACCATGATCCGGTGCCGCTGTACTATCAGTTTGCGACGATCTTTCCGGGGGAGTTCACGTGGGAGCATCTGGTGGCGGGGCCGGAGGTGTTTCAGGTGAAGATCTCGCGGGTGGCGGCTGGCAAGCAGGGCGCGGTGACGCCGCCGCCGGTGAGCGGTGGGTGTGGGAATCACGCACAGGACTTGGCGCGGAGCGCACATGCGGCTGTCGATACAACGGTGGTGAATGGCGAAATCGATGCACGTGGGTTGGAGCCGCCGCACCCGATGCTGGTGATTTTGACGGCGGTGGAGGAGTTGAAGTGCGGGGGGACGCTGAAAGCGCGGACGGACCGGAAGCCGTTGCATCTGTATCCGGAGCTGGAGACGCGCGGTGTGCGTTATCAGAGCGAGCAGCAGAGCGATGGGAGCTGGGTGACGACGCTGCGGCGCGGGTGA
- a CDS encoding class I SAM-dependent methyltransferase: MSFDRLAPHYRWMEAVLAGRVLQQARTRWLDALRERRRVLIVGEGPGRTLEVMRRRWSRQRVTVVEASAGMIAAAQRRLARQGLSSEGIEWVHADVRSWLGERERTVEGGAEFDAVITPFVLDCFGAAELAGVVAGIAGQVSDGGCWLLTDFCLPPSGLRRLRGRLVHRLMYSFFRAAVKLEASRLTPPDEALVAAGFELEGRDLFNAGLVHSDLWRRMESARGLMRIKA; this comes from the coding sequence ATGAGTTTCGACCGGCTCGCGCCGCATTATCGGTGGATGGAGGCGGTGCTCGCGGGGCGGGTGTTGCAGCAGGCGCGGACGCGGTGGCTGGATGCGCTGCGTGAGCGGCGGCGGGTGTTGATCGTGGGCGAAGGGCCTGGGCGGACGCTGGAAGTGATGCGGCGTCGCTGGTCGCGGCAGCGCGTGACGGTGGTCGAGGCGAGTGCGGGCATGATCGCGGCGGCGCAGAGGCGGCTGGCGCGGCAGGGACTTTCAAGCGAGGGGATCGAGTGGGTTCACGCGGATGTGAGGAGCTGGCTGGGAGAGCGCGAGAGGACGGTGGAGGGCGGGGCGGAGTTTGATGCGGTGATCACGCCGTTCGTGCTGGATTGTTTCGGGGCGGCGGAGCTGGCGGGCGTGGTGGCGGGAATCGCGGGCCAGGTTTCGGACGGCGGATGCTGGCTGCTGACGGATTTTTGTCTGCCGCCAAGCGGGTTGCGGCGATTGCGAGGGAGGCTGGTCCACCGGCTGATGTATTCGTTTTTTCGAGCGGCGGTGAAGTTGGAGGCGTCGCGGTTGACGCCGCCGGACGAGGCGCTGGTGGCGGCGGGTTTTGAGCTGGAAGGGCGGGATCTTTTTAACGCGGGGCTTGTGCATAGCGATCTGTGGAGGCGGATGGAAAGCGCGCGGGGCTTGATGCGGATCAAGGCGTGA
- a CDS encoding chloride channel protein, with protein sequence MSRAMPVAQASAQRPVLLCVLALAIAGAATVAAHGLLALIGLITNAAFYGRVEMELVSPAGHGWGAWVIAVPVVGAVLIVALARWGTRGILGHGIPEVMEQVLTNRSRIAPRVALLKPVGSAISIGTGGPYGAEGPVIAMGGAIGSLLGQALTLTAVERKILLCAGGAAAMTAVFGSPLAATLLAVELLLFEFKARSLVPVMLAATFAQALRVAWGEAGAVFPMGEVGAVAFHDWLPLVAIGVVAGALAVAATAAVHGAEAIFAKLGGSWMWRPVVGGLIVGVIGWWQPRIFGAGYEEIAGLLGGHFSLMAVAVICGCKLAAWVISLGSGSSGGTLAPMLMVGGGVGVMTGALVERVGGVGVSPGLAALAGMVAFFAGGSRAFFASIVLGVEITQQSGVLWPVATAATGALFTARLLSQHSIMTAPVTQRGVSVPAEFDVDVFAHVRVSAVMEPVPQTVSSAMTVNALADRIGNHDPETSHHQALLVADEERGLVGIITRKDLLHALARGNGARRLDEVASTELVTAFPDEDLHDAVTRMHQHDIGRLPVVARGEERKIVGYLGRAAILSARRLRWEDEHQREPGWLARKQDAT encoded by the coding sequence ATGTCGCGGGCGATGCCGGTGGCTCAGGCGAGCGCGCAGCGGCCGGTGCTGTTGTGCGTGCTGGCGCTGGCGATCGCGGGAGCGGCGACGGTGGCGGCGCATGGATTGCTGGCGCTGATCGGGCTGATCACGAACGCGGCGTTTTATGGCAGAGTGGAGATGGAGTTGGTTTCACCGGCGGGGCATGGATGGGGCGCGTGGGTGATCGCGGTGCCGGTGGTGGGGGCGGTGTTGATTGTGGCGCTGGCGCGGTGGGGAACGCGGGGGATTTTGGGGCATGGGATTCCGGAGGTGATGGAGCAGGTGCTGACGAACAGGAGCCGGATCGCGCCGCGGGTGGCGTTGCTGAAGCCGGTGGGCTCGGCGATCTCGATCGGGACGGGCGGGCCGTATGGGGCGGAGGGGCCGGTGATCGCGATGGGCGGGGCGATCGGATCGTTGCTCGGGCAGGCGCTGACGCTGACGGCGGTGGAGCGGAAGATTTTGCTTTGTGCGGGCGGGGCGGCGGCGATGACGGCGGTGTTTGGTAGTCCGCTGGCGGCTACGTTGCTGGCGGTGGAGTTGTTGTTATTCGAGTTCAAGGCGCGGTCGCTGGTGCCGGTGATGCTGGCGGCGACGTTTGCGCAGGCGTTGCGGGTGGCCTGGGGCGAAGCGGGCGCGGTGTTTCCTATGGGGGAGGTCGGGGCGGTGGCGTTTCACGACTGGCTGCCGCTGGTGGCGATCGGAGTGGTGGCGGGAGCGCTGGCCGTCGCGGCGACGGCTGCGGTGCATGGGGCGGAGGCGATTTTTGCGAAGCTGGGCGGGTCGTGGATGTGGCGGCCGGTGGTCGGCGGGTTGATCGTCGGCGTGATCGGGTGGTGGCAGCCGCGGATTTTCGGGGCGGGGTATGAGGAGATCGCGGGGCTGCTGGGCGGGCATTTTTCGTTGATGGCGGTGGCGGTGATCTGCGGGTGCAAGCTGGCGGCGTGGGTGATCTCGCTCGGGAGTGGAAGCTCGGGCGGGACGCTGGCGCCGATGCTGATGGTGGGCGGCGGCGTGGGCGTGATGACGGGGGCGCTGGTGGAGCGCGTGGGAGGAGTTGGTGTGTCGCCGGGGCTGGCGGCATTGGCGGGGATGGTGGCGTTTTTCGCGGGGGGATCGCGGGCGTTTTTCGCGTCGATCGTGCTGGGGGTGGAGATCACGCAGCAGAGCGGGGTGCTGTGGCCGGTGGCGACGGCGGCGACGGGGGCGTTGTTCACGGCGCGGTTGTTGTCGCAGCATTCGATCATGACGGCACCGGTGACGCAGCGAGGCGTAAGCGTGCCGGCGGAGTTCGATGTGGATGTGTTCGCGCATGTGCGGGTGTCGGCGGTGATGGAGCCGGTGCCGCAAACGGTGTCGTCGGCGATGACGGTGAACGCGCTGGCGGACCGGATCGGTAACCACGATCCGGAGACGAGCCATCATCAGGCGCTGCTGGTGGCGGATGAGGAGCGGGGGCTGGTGGGAATCATCACGCGGAAAGATCTTCTCCATGCGCTGGCGCGAGGAAACGGCGCGCGGCGGCTGGATGAGGTGGCGAGCACGGAGCTCGTGACGGCGTTTCCGGATGAGGATCTGCATGATGCGGTGACGCGGATGCACCAGCATGACATCGGGCGGCTGCCGGTGGTGGCGCGCGGCGAGGAGCGGAAGATCGTGGGCTATTTGGGGCGTGCGGCGATCCTGTCGGCGCGGCGGCTGCGCTGGGAGGATGAGCATCAACGCGAGCCGGGCTGGCTGGCGCGGAAGCAGGATGCAACATGA
- the chrA gene encoding chromate efflux transporter produces MSQAVARPSFREALKFWLKLGFISFGGPAGQIAIMHEELVERKGWIGEKRFLHALNFCMLLPGPEATQLAVYCGWLLHRTWGGIVAGVLFVLPAALLLWALSWVYVSFGHTGWLAGAFYGLKPAVTAVVAAAVLRIGKRALKTPGHWALAAGAFVAIFFLRVPFPAVVVGALAIGFVSARAGLKGFGGAGADGELMEAVPDHARASVGRAVKVLGVSLVLWWTPVMVAGLWQGWDGTLAKEGVFFSQTAMVTFGGAYAVLPYVGQQAVEVQGWLTAAQMLDGLGLAETTPGPLIMVVQFVGFLGGWNQPGEMSPLMAATLGAAITTWTTFVPCFLWIFLGAPYLERVRGNAALSGALAAVTAAVVGVVLNLAVWFGWQVFHPREGVIDWFAVGLAAVAFAALQRWKGGMIAVLAACGVCGWGWKLLGT; encoded by the coding sequence ATGTCACAGGCAGTTGCACGTCCCTCTTTTCGTGAAGCGCTGAAGTTCTGGCTGAAGCTGGGGTTCATCAGCTTTGGCGGGCCGGCGGGGCAGATCGCGATCATGCATGAGGAGCTGGTGGAGCGGAAGGGGTGGATCGGGGAGAAGCGGTTTTTGCATGCGTTGAATTTTTGCATGCTGCTGCCGGGACCGGAGGCGACGCAGCTGGCGGTTTATTGCGGATGGCTGCTGCACCGGACGTGGGGTGGGATCGTGGCGGGGGTGTTGTTCGTGCTGCCGGCGGCGTTGCTGTTGTGGGCGCTGAGCTGGGTGTATGTGAGTTTTGGGCACACGGGGTGGCTGGCGGGGGCGTTTTATGGATTGAAGCCGGCGGTGACGGCGGTGGTCGCGGCGGCGGTGCTGAGGATCGGGAAACGGGCTTTGAAGACGCCGGGGCACTGGGCGCTGGCGGCGGGGGCGTTTGTTGCGATTTTTTTCCTGCGCGTGCCGTTTCCTGCGGTGGTGGTCGGGGCGCTGGCGATCGGATTTGTCTCGGCGCGGGCGGGGTTGAAGGGGTTTGGCGGCGCGGGGGCGGATGGGGAGCTGATGGAGGCGGTGCCGGATCATGCGCGGGCATCGGTCGGTCGGGCGGTGAAGGTGCTCGGTGTGTCGCTGGTGTTGTGGTGGACGCCGGTGATGGTGGCGGGGCTGTGGCAGGGGTGGGACGGGACGCTGGCGAAGGAAGGGGTCTTCTTCAGCCAGACGGCGATGGTGACGTTTGGCGGGGCGTATGCGGTGCTCCCTTACGTGGGGCAGCAGGCGGTGGAGGTGCAGGGCTGGCTGACGGCGGCGCAGATGCTGGATGGGCTGGGGCTGGCGGAGACGACGCCGGGGCCGCTGATCATGGTGGTGCAGTTTGTGGGATTTCTCGGCGGGTGGAATCAGCCGGGGGAGATGAGTCCGCTGATGGCGGCGACGCTGGGCGCGGCGATCACGACGTGGACGACGTTCGTGCCGTGTTTCCTGTGGATTTTTCTCGGGGCGCCGTATCTGGAGCGGGTGCGGGGGAATGCGGCATTGAGCGGAGCGCTGGCGGCGGTGACAGCAGCGGTGGTGGGCGTGGTGCTGAACCTGGCGGTGTGGTTTGGGTGGCAGGTTTTTCACCCGCGCGAAGGGGTGATCGACTGGTTTGCGGTGGGGCTGGCGGCGGTGGCGTTCGCGGCGCTCCAGCGGTGGAAGGGCGGGATGATCGCGGTGCTGGCGGCGTGCGGGGTGTGCGGGTGGGGGTGGAAGCTATTGGGAACGTGA
- a CDS encoding cupin domain-containing protein has translation MSHTTLLPTTDAAAITLAGAAEISAAGIVSRTLVQSAELRVVLFSFDQGQELTGHSSKRRALVQVLSGACDFFFNGQWTRLEAGALLHMPPDHPHAVRASHGPFTMLLTLGAEQAAKISSS, from the coding sequence ATGAGCCACACGACTTTGCTACCGACGACTGATGCGGCCGCGATCACCCTGGCGGGGGCGGCTGAGATTTCGGCGGCGGGAATCGTGAGCCGGACGCTGGTGCAGAGTGCGGAGCTGCGGGTGGTGTTGTTTAGTTTTGACCAAGGGCAGGAGCTGACAGGGCATTCGAGCAAGCGGAGGGCGCTGGTGCAGGTGTTGAGCGGGGCGTGCGATTTCTTTTTCAACGGTCAGTGGACGCGTCTGGAGGCGGGCGCGTTGCTGCACATGCCGCCGGATCATCCGCACGCGGTGCGGGCGAGCCATGGGCCGTTCACGATGTTGCTGACGCTAGGCGCGGAGCAGGCGGCGAAAATTTCTTCCTCATGA